One region of Bacillus zhangzhouensis genomic DNA includes:
- a CDS encoding glutathione-dependent formaldehyde dehydrogenase, translated as MRAVTYQGKNSIAVKKVDAPSIQDREDVIIRITSTAICGSDLHLYQGNFPLPIGYVIGHEPMGIVEEVGPDVTAVKKGDRVVIPFTVACGQCQYCHHHLESQCDNSNPHYDSGGLFGYSEKYGNYPGGQAEYLRVPFGNYTPFKIPEDCELEDEQLLFLSDVLPTAYWSVEHAGVKKGDTVIVLGCGPVGLMAQQFAWQKGAERVIAVDYIDYRLRHAKRMSGVEVFDFTEDPDMGETLKELTKGGADVVIDCVGMDGKKSPLEKIEQKLKLQGGTIGPIQIATKAVRKCGTVQMTGVYGGLYNMFPLGAFFARNVTLKMGQAPARGYMSKLYQKVTSGEIDPRAIITHKLPLDEAAHAYHIFNEKQDDCIKVILKP; from the coding sequence GTGAGAGCTGTTACTTATCAAGGGAAAAATAGCATTGCAGTGAAGAAAGTAGATGCACCGTCTATCCAAGATCGGGAAGATGTGATCATACGTATTACATCAACAGCAATATGTGGATCAGATTTACATTTGTATCAGGGGAATTTCCCGCTTCCAATCGGCTATGTGATTGGGCATGAACCAATGGGGATTGTGGAGGAAGTTGGCCCGGATGTCACAGCTGTAAAAAAGGGAGACCGTGTCGTCATTCCATTTACAGTTGCATGTGGTCAGTGCCAATATTGTCATCATCACTTAGAAAGCCAATGCGACAACTCAAACCCGCACTACGATTCAGGTGGGCTTTTCGGATATAGTGAGAAATATGGGAATTATCCTGGAGGACAGGCAGAGTATTTACGCGTACCTTTTGGCAACTACACCCCATTTAAGATCCCAGAGGATTGTGAGCTGGAGGATGAACAATTGCTGTTCTTATCAGATGTCCTGCCAACCGCCTATTGGAGCGTAGAGCACGCAGGTGTGAAAAAAGGTGATACGGTCATCGTGCTAGGCTGCGGACCAGTTGGATTAATGGCACAGCAATTTGCTTGGCAAAAAGGAGCAGAACGTGTGATTGCCGTCGATTACATCGATTACCGCCTGCGGCATGCAAAACGGATGAGCGGTGTGGAGGTCTTTGACTTTACAGAAGATCCCGACATGGGAGAAACGTTAAAAGAGCTCACCAAGGGTGGGGCAGATGTTGTAATTGATTGTGTAGGAATGGACGGGAAGAAGTCACCGCTTGAAAAAATTGAGCAAAAGCTCAAGCTGCAAGGCGGAACGATCGGACCCATTCAAATAGCCACAAAAGCCGTTCGAAAATGTGGAACAGTGCAGATGACGGGTGTGTACGGCGGTCTGTACAACATGTTCCCATTAGGCGCTTTTTTCGCAAGAAACGTCACCCTGAAAATGGGCCAAGCCCCGGCGCGAGGATACATGTCAAAGCTCTATCAAAAAGTGACAAGCGGTGAAATTGATCCTAGAGCCATTATCACTCACAAATTGCCATTAGATGAAGCTGCTCATGCGTACCACATCTTCAACGAAAAACAGGACGATTGTATAAAGGTCATCTTAAAGCCATAA
- a CDS encoding cupin domain-containing protein codes for MIEGAKEKYFPPHFHRVHTEALYCVEGKMNLHLNGEDICLMPGDFAYIPPDSIHSYEIVCHSNKMLVLLLPGEIEQVYEQFEESQSPSICPYFKQEGNCMFNWETFAQYDLSFVEKE; via the coding sequence GTGATTGAAGGAGCGAAGGAGAAATATTTCCCGCCGCATTTTCATCGGGTTCATACAGAAGCACTCTACTGTGTTGAAGGGAAGATGAACCTTCATTTGAACGGCGAGGATATATGCTTGATGCCGGGTGATTTTGCCTATATTCCGCCGGATTCGATTCACTCTTATGAAATTGTGTGCCATTCAAATAAAATGTTGGTGTTGCTCCTTCCAGGAGAAATTGAGCAGGTGTATGAGCAATTTGAAGAATCTCAAAGCCCAAGTATATGTCCTTATTTTAAACAAGAAGGGAACTGCATGTTCAATTGGGAGACTTTTGCTCAATATGATTTGTCTTTTGTCGAAAAAGAATAA
- a CDS encoding MarR family transcriptional regulator: MQHFELEASLLDHALTKYLKATKQIDEENIPKNVTNVKGFILRIIYRHQSCTVKNILQEVSLSPSATTTALNHLEDEGLIIRSRNHNDRRTVWIELSESGKQIAKQMIDNRQLLVNQLFNHLSEKDKKTFFELIEKMMDQHTLKV; this comes from the coding sequence ATGCAACATTTCGAGCTAGAGGCAAGTTTGTTAGACCATGCACTGACAAAGTATTTAAAGGCGACAAAACAAATAGATGAAGAAAATATTCCGAAAAACGTCACGAATGTCAAAGGGTTTATTTTACGTATCATCTACCGCCATCAATCATGTACTGTGAAAAATATTCTGCAGGAAGTTTCATTATCTCCCTCTGCAACAACAACCGCACTTAATCACTTAGAAGACGAAGGGCTGATTATCCGCTCTCGAAATCATAATGACCGCCGTACAGTGTGGATAGAACTCTCTGAATCGGGTAAACAAATTGCTAAACAAATGATCGACAATCGCCAGCTACTTGTGAATCAATTGTTCAACCACCTTTCAGAGAAAGATAAAAAAACATTTTTTGAATTAATCGAAAAAATGATGGACCAGCACACATTAAAGGTTTAG